One part of the Rhipicephalus microplus isolate Deutch F79 unplaced genomic scaffold, USDA_Rmic scaffold_24, whole genome shotgun sequence genome encodes these proteins:
- the LOC142786518 gene encoding solute carrier organic anion transporter family member 4A1-like — MQCCAQDEDTRCGWFGFSPLVAQCFARPEWVLVCFSMAAFVQGMVISGFINVSLPTLERRFHLRSVETGLIVAMYNVGSLLLMVPVTFFGSEMNKPRIMAVGVACMGIGSFIYSLPHFVAPQYKFSRPLKDLCPYASGPAYESSGSLRNYRFIFMLANLVHGCSTVPFYTLSVAYMDDNLSAQKSSWYIGMYYTAAIMGPAIGFILGGTFLKAYTDLNVDAASIGLSPSSTVWVGAWWIGFVITGTLSLILCVPIFGFPKRLPGAMVVQKPLEVDARALRGDSVQVRLCDMPKAVRYLLKNYTFLFISLAATVETMLGSGYSNFAAKLFESEFGMTSANAALLLGMIGIPSACLGCFVGGYVVSKLNLSCGSIIRMCTVASVFNWFVFFALLTSCPDIKFEGIDVDNKIVLTSKCSSECMCPLSFNPICGRDLKMYMSPCQAGCRNETQDPVAGTTLYTNCDCITLEGDSADDVVEAERIRCTQECSAYFFYMAATFFCLFSTFFISAPGISVTIRCVTEKQKSFALGVQWVCIRLLGTIPAPLIFGKTVDMACEIWSSVFNGEANESGNCAIYNNAALSRNMATLLVLLKTMSVALFACASLSYQPPTSPMS, encoded by the exons ATGCAATGCTGTGCGCAGGACGAGGACACCCGGTGTGGCTGGTTTGGCTTCTCGCCGTTGGTGGCGCAGTGTTTCGCGAGGCCCGAGTGGGTGCTGGTGTGCTTCAGCATGGCTGCCTTCGTTCAGGGCATGGTGATCAGCGGCTTCATCAACGTCTCGCTGCCCACGCTCGAGCGCCGCTTCCACCTGCGCAGCGTCGAGACGGGACTCATCGTGGCCATGTACAACGTCGGCTCGCTGCTGCTCATGGTGCCAGTCACCTTCTTCGGCAGCGAGATGAACAAGCCAAGGATCATGGCCGTCGGAGTCGCGTGCATGGGCATCGGCTCCTTCATCTACAGCCTGCCCCACTTTGTGGCGCCGCAGTACAA GTTTAGCCGACCACTGAAGGACCTATGCCCGTACGCCAGTGGACCAGCGTACGAATCCAGCGGCTCTCTTCGAAACTACCGATTCATCTTCATGCTCGCCAACCTCGTGCACGGCTGCTCCACGGTGCCTTTCTACACGCTCTCGGTGGCCTACATGGACGACAATCTGTCCGCCCAGAAGTCCAGCTGGTACATTG GCATGTACTACACCGCAGCCATCATGGGGCCAGCGATCGGCTTCATTCTGGGCGGAACGTTCTTGAAGGCGTACACTGACCTCAATGTGGACGCCGCGAG CATCGGCCTGTCGCCTTCGAGCACCGTGTGGGTGGGCGCCTGGTGGATAGGCTTCGTGATTACCGGCACCCTGTCGCTGATCCTCTGCGTCCCCATATTCGGCTTTCCCAAGAGACTACCGGGTGCGATGGTGGTCCAGAAGCCGCTCGAAGTGGACGCACGGGCGCTCAGGGGCGACTCGGTGCAGGTGCGACTCTGCGACATGCCCAAGGCCGTGCGCTACCTGCTGAAGAACTACACGTTCCTCTTCATCAGCCTCGCCGCTACCGTCGAGA cgATGCTTGGCTCCGGCTACTCGAACTTCGCCGCAAAGCTGTTCGAGTCCGAGTTCGGCATGACCTCGGCCAACGCGGCACTCCTGCTTG GCATGATCGGCATCCCGAGCGCGTGCCTGGGTTGCTTTGTGGGCGGCTACGTGGTCTCCAAGCTGAACCTGAGCTGCGGCAGCATTATACGCATGTGCaccgtagcttccgtgttcaacTGGTTCGTGTTCTTCGCGCTGCTCACCTCCTGTCCGGACATAAAGTTCGAGGGCATCGACGTGGACAACAAGAT CGTCCTCACGTCCAAGTGCAGCAGCGAATGCATGTGCCCGCTCAGCTTCAATCCAATCTGCGGTCGGGACTTGAAGATGTACATGTCACCGTGCCAAGCCGGCTGCCGCAACGAGACCCAGGATCCCGTCGCCGGAACCACG TTGTACACCAATTGCGACTGCATCACCTTGGAGGGAGACAGCGCCGACGACGTTGTGGAGGCCGAGCGCATACGCTGCACGCAGGAGTGCTCCGCGTACTTCTTCTACATGGCGGCCACTTTCTTCTGCCTCTTCAGCACATTCTTCATCAGCGCACCCGGCATCAGCGTCACCATCAG GTGTGTCACAGAAAAGCAGAAGTCGTTCGCATTAGGAGTACAATGGGTCTGCATCCGGTTGTTGG GCACCATCCCGGCGCCGCTCATCTTCGGAAAGACGGTGGACATGGCGTGCGAGATCTGGTCTTCCGTGTTCAACGGCGAGGCCAACGAGTCCGGCAACTGCGCCATCTACAACAACGCAGCGCTGAGCCGCAACATGGCCACCCTGCTGGTGCTGCTGAAGACCATGTCGGTGGCACTGTTCGCCTGCGCCAGCCTCTCCTACCAGCCGCCCACGTCGCCGATGTCGTGA